Below is a genomic region from Myxococcus fulvus.
CTTGGCCCGTGCGCGCTCCTGGAGGTACTGGATGGCGTTCCCGCCGCCCACGCGCTGCAGCTCGAACTGCATGCCCTTGAGCTGGTCCAGGTACTCGCGCCCCAGGTAGAAGGCGTGCAGCTGCATGTTGGCGAAGGGGATGCGCAGCTCGTAGAAGTAGGTGAGCCGGATGGACAGGAGGTTCGCCTCGATGACGCGCTCATCCCTCACGTCGTCGTAGTCGATCTCCCGCCCCTGCATGTGCGAGCCATAGGTGGAGAAGAGCTCGTCCAGCCCGCCGCTGGGGTTGAGCACCTCCACCCGGAACAGGGGCAGGCCCACGTCCTGATAGAAGGGCAGTCGCTGGTTCGCGGCGAACAGCTTCCGCGTGAACTCCCGGTGGACGTCCACCGCGGCCTCCACGGTGTCCACGCGCGCGTTCTTCCCCGGCAGCGGCGGCAGCGTGGGCAAGAGCGCCGCGAGCGCCGCCTTCTCCATCAACGTGCAGTCGCCGTGGTTGACGATTCCAGCCCGCACGGCCCGATAGGCGCCGTACTCGGTCATCAGCCGGGCGTTGTGCACCATGCCGAGCTGGATGATGCCCAGCACCATGAAGACCATCATCGGCACGACGATGGCCGTCTCCACGGCGGCCTGTCCGGACTGCCCTCCGGCAGTCCCGCGTCTGTCTTTCGAGTGCATGGCCCTCCCCGGGCACGCCTTCACTGCACCCCGTCCCTCCCACCCGTGAACCCAGACTCGTTGGATGTACGCGCTGTGCTGGAAACGTCAGACGTTACGGGAGGTCGCAATGAAATGACAAATTTGAACGCGGGTGGTTCATGCAATCCCGTGGCGGGAGGTTCCGGGTGTCTGGCGTCAGACAAAGAGAGAGGGATTCCCAGCGGGTCGGAACCATCCCTCCCGGGGAGGTGGGCGCCGGGGCCTTGTCCCTCGGGACGATTGTCAGGTGGTGGAAAACCCGGGGGTGCTGAAAGGGCGGTCCCTGTGCGGACTGTTAAGGTCACGTGCGCTCCATGTCCCCATCCCACCCCTCCCCGGAGGCGCCGGTCCCCACCGTGGACCTGACCCCGGGCGCGCTGTCCCTCCAGGTCCTGGAGAGCCTCCCCCAGCTCGTCTGGATGACCCGCCCCGACGGGCACCACGTCTACTTCAACCGCCGCTGGTACGAGTACACCGGCCTGACGCCCGAGCAGGCCCTGGGCGACGGCTGGCGGCGCGTCTTCCACCCGGAGGACGCCCAGGAGGCCGGCAGGCGCTGGGCCCACTCGCTCGCGAC
It encodes:
- a CDS encoding TadE/TadG family type IV pilus assembly protein, giving the protein MHSKDRRGTAGGQSGQAAVETAIVVPMMVFMVLGIIQLGMVHNARLMTEYGAYRAVRAGIVNHGDCTLMEKAALAALLPTLPPLPGKNARVDTVEAAVDVHREFTRKLFAANQRLPFYQDVGLPLFRVEVLNPSGGLDELFSTYGSHMQGREIDYDDVRDERVIEANLLSIRLTYFYELRIPFANMQLHAFYLGREYLDQLKGMQFELQRVGGGNAIQYLQERARAKGGDFGRIVSLARNSGSQRHYVMPLVATWTMRMQSNLFNNDEHGPGRCVVGG